From the Bradyrhizobium sp. CCGUVB1N3 genome, one window contains:
- a CDS encoding transposase yields the protein MSDDDQKLRVRLVGRNGRRRYDAASKDRLVAACLAPGVSVSRLALEHGVNANLLRKWVKKRTETLSVRPSSPAAFIPVQIEGTADRALSGQSRMDAVDLPATCDGVRGSAPERAATFSSPAKVSASLSNGVKLTLECGDVNVLTAIIGALGHVQTGR from the coding sequence ATGTCAGACGATGATCAGAAACTGCGGGTAAGGCTTGTTGGTCGGAACGGTCGACGCCGTTACGACGCCGCATCGAAGGACCGCCTTGTCGCGGCCTGCCTTGCGCCTGGCGTGTCGGTATCGAGACTTGCGCTCGAACATGGGGTCAATGCGAACCTTCTTCGGAAATGGGTAAAGAAGCGCACGGAGACGCTGTCTGTCCGGCCGTCCTCACCAGCGGCGTTCATCCCGGTTCAGATTGAAGGGACTGCTGATCGGGCACTGTCGGGACAGAGCCGCATGGATGCGGTGGATTTGCCGGCGACTTGTGATGGGGTGCGTGGATCGGCACCGGAAAGGGCTGCGACGTTTTCCTCTCCAGCCAAGGTGAGCGCGTCACTGTCGAACGGCGTGAAGCTGACGCTGGAATGCGGTGATGTGAATGTATTGACGGCGATCATCGGAGCACTGGGACATGTTCAGACTGGGCGCTGA
- the tnpB gene encoding IS66 family insertion sequence element accessory protein TnpB (TnpB, as the term is used for proteins encoded by IS66 family insertion elements, is considered an accessory protein, since TnpC, encoded by a neighboring gene, is a DDE family transposase.) yields MFRLGADLKVYLHRESIDFRAGINSLAVLVQETMALDPFAPAVFAFCNRRRDRMKLLFFDRSGFVLILKRLTEDKFRWPGREAAVITLTTEQLHWILDGIDIDAMVRHPVRQYQVAG; encoded by the coding sequence ATGTTCAGACTGGGCGCTGACCTGAAAGTCTATCTGCACCGTGAGTCGATCGACTTCCGGGCCGGCATCAACAGCCTTGCGGTTCTGGTCCAGGAAACGATGGCGCTCGATCCGTTTGCTCCGGCGGTTTTTGCGTTCTGCAATCGCCGTCGCGACCGGATGAAGCTCCTGTTCTTCGATCGGTCCGGCTTTGTGCTGATCCTGAAACGGCTGACCGAGGACAAGTTCCGGTGGCCGGGCCGCGAGGCAGCGGTGATCACGCTTACGACCGAGCAATTGCACTGGATCCTCGACGGGATCGATATCGATGCGATGGTCCGCCATCCGGTGCGGCAATATCAGGTTGCTGGTTGA
- a CDS encoding IS66 family transposase: MNRPGEPAVEELMARIAALQAENRQLTERVVRLEEELALARLHRFAPRSEKHIDRLFNEAEQAADEDPADNEDDDVVALPDTGLPATEGATGRKRGRKALPENLPRERVEYDLPDDQKACPCCRHQMHRMGETVSEQLHIEVKAKVLQNVRFKYACRHCDRTDINTPVVTAPMPAQPLPGSIATASTLAFALVHKYVDGTPLYRLAKAFERAGVPVSRGALGHWVIGSSEKHLVRIYDALKLRLRSQTVIHGDETTVQVLKEAGKDPTSTSYMWAYRSGEDSEQPIVLFDYQPGRGQEHPQAFLGDYRGILMSDGYAAWRTLKGATHVGCMAHARRKFVDALKARKKPGGPPAQALKFFDQLYRIERQVRDEKPGDGETQVDYIRRLRQKHSLPVLDALKAWLDAIAPKVVPDTKLEDAVSYTLNQWEYLTRYAKDGSMPIDNNLLERDIRIFACGRKNWLFSATVEGARASAVIYSLMLTCRACRIEPFAWLKHVLAQLPTRPDEADVQDLLPFNFKKLPA; this comes from the coding sequence ATGAATCGACCCGGCGAACCGGCTGTTGAAGAGTTGATGGCGCGCATTGCTGCGCTGCAGGCAGAGAACCGTCAACTCACCGAACGCGTCGTCAGACTCGAGGAAGAGCTGGCGCTTGCACGACTGCATCGTTTTGCGCCGCGCAGTGAAAAGCACATTGACCGCCTCTTCAATGAAGCCGAACAGGCTGCGGATGAGGACCCCGCCGACAACGAAGATGACGATGTCGTTGCTCTGCCGGACACGGGCTTGCCGGCGACCGAGGGGGCGACGGGAAGGAAGCGCGGCCGCAAGGCCTTGCCAGAGAACCTGCCGCGCGAACGCGTCGAGTATGACCTTCCCGACGACCAGAAGGCTTGTCCTTGCTGCCGTCACCAGATGCATCGCATGGGCGAGACCGTTAGCGAGCAACTTCATATCGAGGTGAAGGCGAAGGTTTTGCAGAATGTGCGGTTCAAATATGCTTGCCGCCATTGTGACCGTACCGACATCAACACGCCGGTCGTGACCGCGCCGATGCCTGCACAACCCTTGCCGGGCAGCATTGCTACGGCCTCGACGCTGGCCTTCGCACTCGTCCATAAATATGTCGATGGCACGCCGCTCTATCGTCTGGCGAAGGCCTTCGAGCGCGCTGGTGTTCCCGTCAGCCGCGGCGCTCTGGGCCACTGGGTGATCGGTTCGAGCGAGAAGCACCTCGTTCGTATCTACGACGCGCTAAAGCTACGGTTGCGGTCGCAGACCGTCATCCATGGCGACGAGACCACCGTTCAGGTGCTGAAAGAAGCGGGCAAGGACCCCACCAGCACCTCGTATATGTGGGCTTATCGCAGCGGCGAGGATAGCGAGCAGCCGATCGTGCTGTTCGATTATCAGCCTGGTCGCGGACAGGAACACCCGCAGGCCTTCCTTGGCGACTATCGTGGCATCCTGATGAGCGATGGCTACGCGGCCTGGCGCACATTGAAAGGCGCCACGCACGTCGGATGCATGGCCCACGCCAGACGGAAGTTTGTCGACGCCCTCAAGGCCAGGAAGAAACCGGGTGGGCCACCGGCCCAAGCCCTCAAGTTCTTCGACCAGCTCTACCGGATTGAAAGACAGGTGCGGGACGAAAAGCCCGGCGACGGCGAAACGCAGGTCGATTACATACGCCGCTTGCGCCAGAAACACAGCCTCCCGGTCCTGGACGCCCTCAAGGCGTGGCTCGATGCAATCGCTCCCAAGGTTGTGCCCGACACCAAGCTTGAGGATGCGGTCTCCTATACGCTCAACCAATGGGAATATCTGACGCGCTACGCCAAGGACGGCAGCATGCCGATCGACAACAACCTTCTGGAACGCGATATCAGGATTTTTGCCTGCGGCAGGAAAAACTGGCTCTTCAGCGCTACCGTGGAGGGAGCCAGGGCCAGTGCCGTCATCTATAGTCTGATGCTGACCTGTCGGGCCTGTCGCATCGAGCCCTTCGCATGGCTGAAGCACGTCCTCGCCCAGTTGCCGACACGCCCCGATGAAGCCGATGTCCAGGATCTTCTGCCCTTCAACTTCAAAAAGTTGCCAGCCTGA
- a CDS encoding N-acetyltransferase: MTAETDIKSAPSKMQATAVWTLVLGFAADPLARWSWPDPDQYLTIMPQFVKACGGRAFEHGTAYVTGGIRAAALWLPPGVEQDEDALDAIMTQSLRPEITEAMAQLRLGMVEHHPPEPHWYLPLIAADPNWVGHGLGTLLMEYALKRCDSEGAAAYLESSNPENIPFYQRHGFKVIGEIQHGDSPTLTPMLRTAH; this comes from the coding sequence ATGACAGCGGAGACGGACATAAAATCTGCGCCCTCAAAAATGCAGGCGACCGCCGTCTGGACCCTTGTGCTCGGCTTTGCCGCGGACCCATTGGCTCGATGGAGCTGGCCTGACCCAGACCAATATCTTACGATCATGCCTCAGTTCGTTAAGGCCTGTGGTGGACGAGCATTCGAGCATGGCACAGCATACGTGACGGGAGGGATTCGAGCCGCGGCGCTCTGGCTGCCACCCGGCGTGGAGCAAGATGAGGATGCTCTCGACGCAATTATGACTCAATCCCTACGTCCGGAGATCACCGAAGCTATGGCACAGCTACGGCTGGGAATGGTCGAACATCATCCACCTGAGCCACATTGGTATCTGCCTCTCATTGCCGCCGATCCGAACTGGGTCGGACACGGGCTTGGCACGTTGCTAATGGAATACGCTCTTAAACGATGTGATTCGGAGGGTGCCGCCGCATATCTCGAAAGCTCAAATCCGGAAAACATTCCCTTTTACCAGCGCCACGGCTTCAAGGTCATTGGTGAGATACAGCATGGTGATTCGCCCACGCTAACGCCAATGTTGCGGACAGCCCATTGA
- a CDS encoding site-specific integrase, giving the protein MVALRQTLKTAMRHGWLASLPDMSQPYRSNGKISHRAWFSPTEYKQLYLAAAKRADDPKKERYRYHGQELYDFIIFMANTGLRPDEAKRLEYRDVTVVKDRETDERILEIEVRGKRGVGYCKSMPSAVMPFFRLRKRNKAQPTDRIFPNDQHVLFNNILEEENLKFDREGQRRTAYTLATRPTRVMKTLACGRGEIGRRNGLKPKLECSRGNPRCRTAQIRGSLCW; this is encoded by the coding sequence ATGGTCGCGCTGCGCCAGACCTTGAAAACTGCCATGCGGCACGGCTGGCTGGCCAGCCTGCCCGACATGTCACAGCCCTATCGCAGCAACGGCAAGATTTCCCATCGCGCCTGGTTCTCACCGACTGAATACAAACAGCTTTACCTCGCCGCCGCGAAGCGAGCCGATGACCCCAAGAAAGAACGCTATCGCTATCACGGCCAGGAACTTTATGACTTCATCATCTTCATGGCCAACACGGGCCTGCGACCTGATGAGGCCAAGCGGCTTGAATACCGCGACGTGACCGTGGTCAAGGATCGCGAAACCGACGAGCGCATTCTTGAAATCGAAGTGCGCGGCAAGCGTGGTGTCGGCTACTGCAAGAGCATGCCCAGCGCAGTCATGCCCTTCTTCAGGTTGCGAAAGCGCAACAAGGCCCAGCCGACCGACCGCATCTTTCCTAACGACCAGCATGTGCTGTTCAACAACATCCTTGAGGAGGAAAATCTCAAGTTCGACCGCGAGGGACAGCGCCGCACCGCTTACACCTTGGCGACCAGGCCGACACGGGTTATGAAGACCCTGGCATGCGGGCGTGGCGAAATTGGTAGACGCAACGGACTTAAGCCAAAACTTGAGTGCTCACGGGGAAACCCGCGATGCAGAACTGCTCAAATTCGGGGAAGCCTTTGCTGGTAA
- a CDS encoding AAA family ATPase — protein sequence MPSADQLKALIKAFAAGDDAQFHSIAMQIAASEARVGHGKLAEELRELIDQSRARVPSPGPSPIPLAKPRGEIADLLTVTYPKVHLGDLVLTAKTKSILHRVVREHKNVRDIRAHGLAPRKKLLLVGPPGTGKTMTASAIAGELALPLFVVRLDRLITRYMGETAAKLRLIFDAIAQTRAVYLFDEFDSIGSERGLGNDVGEIRRVVNSFLQMVEQDTSDSVIIAATNHPTILDKALFRRFDDIVQYSLPTTKEIRTAFEAKIAGAKTSGKIDWAKLATFAKGLSYADVTRATQDALKHALIEGHALTQKDLFSAIDERKAALQHGNVNRK from the coding sequence ATGCCTAGCGCCGACCAGCTCAAAGCGCTCATAAAAGCCTTCGCTGCGGGCGACGACGCGCAATTCCACTCCATCGCGATGCAGATTGCGGCGAGCGAGGCTCGCGTCGGACATGGCAAGCTGGCCGAAGAACTCCGCGAACTGATCGACCAGTCGCGCGCTCGCGTCCCAAGCCCCGGGCCGTCGCCGATCCCCCTCGCCAAGCCACGCGGCGAAATCGCGGATCTACTCACCGTCACCTATCCCAAAGTCCATTTGGGAGACCTGGTCCTTACGGCGAAGACCAAGAGCATTTTGCATCGCGTCGTCCGTGAGCACAAAAACGTTCGTGACATTCGCGCCCACGGTCTGGCTCCCCGCAAAAAGTTACTGCTGGTCGGACCGCCAGGCACCGGGAAGACGATGACCGCATCGGCTATCGCGGGTGAACTCGCCCTGCCCCTCTTCGTCGTACGTCTCGACCGACTCATCACCCGATACATGGGCGAGACGGCCGCCAAATTGCGGTTGATCTTCGACGCGATTGCGCAGACGCGTGCGGTTTATCTATTCGACGAGTTCGACAGCATTGGTTCAGAACGGGGTCTCGGCAACGACGTTGGCGAGATACGCCGCGTCGTGAACAGTTTCCTTCAAATGGTCGAGCAAGACACTTCCGATAGCGTGATCATTGCTGCGACGAACCATCCCACTATTTTGGACAAGGCTCTCTTCCGTCGTTTTGACGACATCGTTCAATATTCGCTTCCCACCACAAAGGAAATTCGTACTGCATTTGAAGCCAAGATTGCGGGCGCGAAGACGAGCGGGAAAATCGATTGGGCCAAGCTCGCGACGTTTGCCAAGGGTCTGAGCTACGCGGATGTGACGCGCGCAACGCAAGACGCGCTCAAGCACGCGTTGATTGAAGGGCATGCATTGACGCAGAAAGACCTCTTCTCCGCGATCGATGAGCGCAAGGCGGCCCTGCAGCACGGGAACGTCAACCGCAAGTAA
- a CDS encoding S8 family peptidase, translated as MLFVDAAGTERYTADRGRSPKFDTPDRDRAQHAATVINALQTAQNSRGPFPTQVGNGFYESPGLTLIFESEPGFPLAFESLDLRRSKIQLLAVTRDEETARTYATIHVPDDKIPILLCKFEEYRDAEDGDERDNRKLVESITNIKLATLSELWTDTPQLYPAANTAITWEVWLRTAMKGENSPSAVLREAAPNFRYEVISNDLSFIDRTVVLVRGTREQLALSTDVLGVIAEVRKAKVTADFYSMQPAVDQHALSAAFIQRLGALPGGSPVVALLDTGVNRAHPLLAPIVAETDVDGFKPGWGGHDSHRHGHGTQMAGLAIYDDLTPLFAGNGPIEITHGVQSLKLYHAPDPHRPELYGAVTIEGISRLEIDAARRKAFCMAISAEARERGRPTSWSAAVDNLAYGAINDTRRLIILSAGNTPPEARRDYPAYNEAASIEDPGQSWNALTVGGYTDRIFIDDNVNFGWNPLASRGDLAPSSKTSMTWPRSTKTPFKPDIVMEAGNMGRPPGDGDPLFLPELQLLTTSNEFAAGEAPFVEFHDTSAAAALAANLAARVMARYPDYSPETIRGLLVHSAKWTDAMRARAVDGQGRLDRERMLRTFGYGAPDPERLFYSAGNALTLIAEDSLQPFFKDGDGSIKTKDIKFHELPWPRDALLALPFDTPVEMRVTLSYFVEPSPGERGWDRKYGYPFPGYSRDRDAGRFQASHQRARSRG; from the coding sequence TTGCTCTTCGTCGACGCCGCGGGAACGGAGCGTTATACCGCTGATCGTGGTCGATCTCCGAAATTTGACACGCCTGACCGTGACCGTGCCCAACATGCAGCGACCGTCATCAACGCGTTGCAGACCGCGCAAAACTCGCGCGGCCCTTTTCCTACCCAGGTCGGAAACGGCTTCTATGAATCACCAGGGCTGACGCTGATTTTTGAAAGCGAGCCGGGCTTTCCGCTTGCCTTCGAGAGCCTCGACCTACGCCGCAGCAAAATTCAGTTGCTGGCGGTTACTCGCGACGAAGAGACGGCTCGTACCTACGCCACGATACACGTCCCCGACGATAAGATTCCAATTCTGCTTTGCAAATTCGAGGAGTACCGCGACGCTGAAGACGGCGATGAGCGCGATAATAGAAAGTTGGTCGAAAGCATCACCAACATCAAGCTGGCGACGCTCTCGGAGCTTTGGACAGATACGCCCCAGCTTTATCCAGCAGCCAACACCGCTATTACGTGGGAAGTCTGGCTTCGCACAGCGATGAAGGGAGAGAACTCGCCGAGCGCGGTCCTCCGCGAGGCCGCGCCCAATTTCCGCTATGAGGTCATCTCAAACGACCTGTCGTTCATCGATCGTACCGTTGTGCTTGTACGAGGCACCCGCGAACAGCTCGCGCTGTCCACCGATGTCCTCGGTGTTATCGCCGAAGTCCGCAAAGCGAAGGTGACCGCGGACTTCTATTCCATGCAGCCGGCCGTCGACCAGCACGCCCTTTCTGCCGCGTTCATCCAGCGGCTTGGCGCCTTGCCGGGTGGCTCACCCGTCGTCGCGCTACTAGATACGGGCGTCAACCGCGCCCACCCGCTGCTTGCGCCGATTGTCGCTGAAACTGACGTTGACGGTTTTAAGCCCGGCTGGGGCGGTCACGACAGCCATCGGCACGGGCATGGCACGCAAATGGCCGGGCTCGCTATCTATGACGACCTCACGCCTCTCTTTGCCGGTAACGGCCCGATAGAGATCACCCACGGTGTCCAATCGCTGAAGCTCTATCACGCTCCCGACCCGCACCGGCCGGAGCTCTACGGCGCGGTAACAATCGAGGGCATATCGCGGCTCGAAATCGACGCCGCTCGCCGGAAGGCATTCTGTATGGCTATTTCCGCAGAGGCTCGCGAGAGAGGCCGGCCCACTTCATGGTCAGCAGCTGTCGACAATCTCGCGTATGGGGCCATTAACGACACGCGTCGGCTTATCATTCTCTCGGCTGGCAACACGCCGCCCGAAGCCCGGAGAGACTATCCTGCCTACAACGAGGCCGCCTCGATCGAGGACCCCGGCCAATCGTGGAACGCCTTGACGGTCGGTGGCTACACCGATCGGATTTTCATCGATGACAATGTCAACTTCGGCTGGAATCCGCTGGCATCGCGCGGCGACCTTGCTCCTTCCAGCAAAACGTCTATGACCTGGCCGCGCTCGACAAAGACCCCGTTCAAGCCCGACATCGTCATGGAGGCCGGCAACATGGGACGCCCCCCAGGCGACGGCGATCCCTTGTTTCTGCCCGAGTTGCAGTTGCTCACAACGAGCAACGAGTTCGCGGCTGGTGAAGCGCCATTTGTGGAGTTTCACGACACTAGCGCCGCCGCGGCGCTGGCGGCCAATCTCGCAGCGCGGGTGATGGCGCGTTATCCTGACTATTCACCCGAAACGATCCGTGGATTGCTCGTCCATAGTGCCAAATGGACCGATGCTATGCGGGCTCGCGCCGTAGACGGACAGGGGCGTCTCGACCGGGAACGCATGCTCCGCACGTTCGGATATGGAGCACCTGATCCCGAGCGCTTATTCTACAGCGCCGGCAACGCGCTGACATTGATTGCGGAGGATAGTCTCCAACCTTTCTTCAAGGATGGGGATGGCTCCATCAAGACTAAGGACATCAAATTCCACGAGTTGCCTTGGCCACGCGACGCACTGCTTGCCTTGCCGTTCGACACGCCGGTCGAAATGCGCGTCACGTTGTCCTACTTCGTCGAGCCTAGCCCCGGAGAGCGCGGCTGGGACCGCAAATACGGATATCCTTTTCCGGGTTATTCGCGCGACCGAGACGCTGGACGATTTCAAGCTTCGCATCAACGCGCACGATCGCGAGGATGA